The sequence CGCTGCTTGTGCTGCGACAAGCTGTTCAGCGGGATGTCGGAATTCGATGAGCACCGCAGCTGGTGCACAGCAGACAAAAATACCTCAAGTGCTTTTATAAAGAAGGAAGACACAATGTCGCTGATCCGGTACAAAGTGCCTACGGTAAATGGTTCATCGGGGCCTAACTCAGCTTCTGTCGCAGCTTCACATCGTGACGTCAAGAGAAAACAGTCGCAGGTCGGCCGCAAGAAGCGCCCCGCTAACGCTAAGAATCCCTTCCAGCTGACGGTGGCGCCGCCACAAGATCTCCCGCACCTGGTTTCCAGGCTGAACCAGCTAGACACCAGATCAGATCCCAGGAAGTATCCGTGTCCGAGCTGCGGGCGGCAGTTCAGGCACATGGGCCGACTCCGAGCCCACATGCTCACGCACGCCCCGGCCCAGAGTTACACCTGCATGTGCTGCGGGAAGACGCTGGGCAGCTGGAGGAAGCTGTGGCACCACCAGAGGGTCCACCGCCGGCGGAGCGGCCGCTTCACGTGCCCACAGTGCGGGCGGGGCTTCCGCTTCATCGGCCCGTACAAGGAGCACATGAACGAGCACCCCGACTTCCGCTGGATCGAAGATCGGCCCCGGAAGGTGTTCGAGCCTTATCAGTGCGAGCAgtgcagctgcagctttaagaCCCTGGACCTGCTGTTCAGCCATCAGCCTTCCCATTCCTCTGAGCAGGACGTGCACAAGGACTCCCAGTTCGACTTCTTCATGGACGACCACGGCTCGCAGTTAAGCAGTAAAACGTCTAGCCCTCCCAGCAGCAACAACCCCTTGAGCTCCTCGCATAAAAACCCGGACCCTGTGTATCAAACGTTCTCTCTAGTGCCCATAATTTCTTTCGCTTCAGGTCAGGGTCACGATGTAAATAGTTCCACTCAGCAGCATCCCGGCAGGATACTTTCAGTCCAAGAAGGACAAACCAGGCCTGACAGAGTCAAAGACAAGTCCATCAAACCCGCGAAGCCACTCGTGACTAAAAATACCAGCAAATCAAACGAAGGGGCTTCGGAGGATTTCAACTGCGCTGTGTGTGGAAATACGTTTCCTGCCATTTCAGACCTGTTTCACCATTACTTGCAGCACGCCAGAGGCCAGGTGTGAAACCTCGTGTGGAAATGCAGGTTTCCTGTAATGCACCATTTAAACGACTGGCTGACTGTCGGTCCTTTTTAACCAGTCGTTCGGTTTGTTTACTTACTTCTTATTTCTCTCTAAGTTTTGTAAAATCGAGGATTTAGCAGAAGGCACTTAACTTAACTTTGGtttctttgtgacatttttcatAAAGTCAAAGGAAAATCTGCAGATGGAGGGAGATTTCAAACCCATATCTGTGGATTGGTTCAGTTCAGCAGTTGtctgatgttttcatttatgcCTGCTTTAAAAACTAACCAAAAGGCAGCTCTTCTGTGCTGTAACTGGCTAAATAAACCAGAGAGTCCTCTGAAGCTGTTTGTTCCCTCGAgtatttggattttaaaaaataaataaagaaaaatctggGTTCTGTAGTTTGAGAAAGTGTTTTGAACTATATGTCGGATATAGTATACaagaataatataaaataaagagcTGGGGGAAAGTGacaagtaaaaatgtgtttaatctgTGAATTTAATAACAAATTCTAAAACCATGCAGGTGTTTTCTCCCCCAAAcgttaaaccatttttttgtctACACCAAATGAGCtgttctgttcttcttttttttttgtattttaaaagtggTTATCAGCTTTGTACATGTTCATCATTGTGGACTTTTTACTTGAAAAATACCGGCAGACATTCCACTTGTGTCACATCATTGAACCTTTGCAGAACATTACCTTTCACTgctttttgaaaattaaaaaagaaaacagtttattttagtttttgtcctgTGATCAattgaaggttgttttttttttcctttaaatcatgaaaaataacaaaaagtagTTTCCTGATGGACACCTTGTTACATTGTATATAAAATGATGCTATAGTTTGTCTTAATAAAGGTTCTTTTTGTATTCATAGAAAgttgtatttgtctttttgtctgcatGTGAGGACGGCTCCGTGTTTATTTACATATGTACTCATGTGTGCATGGGTATTCTCATTACATATTTGGTCCTTTTAGTTACCTTAAAACAAGAGTTTGTCTTGTTCAGCACGAGACCAAGAGAGATTAAACATATTAGAGTATTTTATGATTTGAGGTTGAGCTCCTGGTTATTACAGGTTAGGACCTGGGTTGCCAGACATCCCTTAAAATAAGGAATCGTCctttatttgaaattaaaatttatattcTTATTAAGCTGATAAGGAGCTCACTTTGTTCCTTATTTTTATAGATAATTTTGTCAAATCAGAGATGAAGAatactgatttttttcattaGGTTAACTGAAGCTACTaagaagtttgttgtttaaCCCTTGTGCTTTCCTCTggtatttttgcagttttttccaacttttttttatttgttgatcaGTTTGGCTGCTTTACAGCTCAGGGCATAAGTTTCTGgaggaaaactttaaaatctgatgttttccTCCTGGATGCCTTTTGTACTTGTACTCCAATGATGCATTTTGTGCTCAAAAACTGCTCTAATGTCATCATACATCAATagttttttctagttttgtttgtttatttatttttttgcttgaatCTCTTATCAACTTCATCATTGATTAAAATAATCGACTATTCGATTAGTTTTCAAGATTGTAACCCTTTAAATGTCAGTTGTagtatttgatttattaaatattcattaaataatacacaaaaaatatcaaTTATTTTCCTATATAGTAAATATTAGAGGAATGGGAGATTTGGTGATGATTAGAGTCCTGGATGTGTTAAAAGATTAGCAACAAAactgatttgattgttttagtattttttatttagagtCAGATCTTCTGTCCTTTGTGGCTAAAAATACCTCACTGACTTCCACTAAAACCACCTTTTTTAATCTCACTGTTGTTATGATATAAAATCAATCATTTTGCAATGAATAAAGGCAGtgatatttgacatttttaccaTGTTTCTCATTGTAGGCCGATGCATGTagttactgtatttttgttccatttattaTGTGGAGCCGTGAGAGAACCTGGTTCCCcgattgttgttgttgagttCTTGTTGTTCTGAGGAGAACCACGGCCCCCTGcctttgctgtgtttgtgcacCTGGCTGCTTTCACAGCCAAAGAACAAACATCCAACTCAGCTGACAGGTCGATTCATTAAGGAGAAGCATCTCGGTGCAGAAGAGACATTAAATAAATGCTCGTGTAGCTTTTAATCTGCCAGCGAGCTGCGAGACTCGTCTGAAGAAGACACGAGCTTCTGACTCTGAGGGCTCACCGGCCCTCTGGACAGCCACTGATTTAAAGTGGCAGCAGATTTCCAACACCAAAAAACTACAGAAGTTATGTTTACTGTGAAAGTGCAGCATAAATTCTAATAGACTGctcaaattaaagctaaaagaagcagaacactagctaaaagctttaaaaaaagaaggtaaaacaCTTGCCAGACGCTAATAGAAACAGGACAGGGGcaaggagctaaaagctagttagacaaaaaggctttaaaaggcAAAATCCTAGTTAAAAGTAAcaggtagcaaaaggctagctgaaaacaagaagtagcaaaatgcttgtTAAAGTAGTAAagggttgaaaaacaaaacacaagctaaaagagACCTAAATGAAGCAAgaatctaaaagcagcaaaaggttagctagaagctaaaattagcaaaaggctaactaaaaggagcaaagcCTTAGCTCCTTCATGTTTAGTGtccaaataaactttaaaactccAATCATGATGTGTCTTAGTTACtaaagtacacttttgaaatttGTTGTAACACCaggtcactgaaaaaaaaacaaggaaacaaagttGAGGAAACTGTAGTTAAACTAGTTTTATTATCACCGATGAGACTGTCAGATGTTTACTCTGTGTTTTATCTACTACATGGATATGACGCACATTTAGACAGGAATCCCTTTAGTTGGAGGACATGGTGTTGCGGATCCAGGTGTTGTAGTTGCAGACCTTGGTGTAAACTCCAGGCTTGTTTCTCTCGGCGCAGCCGTAACCCCAGGACACCACACCCTGCAGCTGATTGTTGCACACCACGGGGCCACCAGAGTCGCCCTGACACACGAGACACAAGACGAGGCGTGAGTGGAAGCGTTATTAGCTGGGATCTGTTCACCTGGACAAGTTGGATCTCCTACCTGGCAGGAGTCCTTGCCTCCCTCCAGGAATCCGACGCAGATCATGTTGGAGGAGATCTGTCCGGGGTAGgagttcctgcagctgctgtcgCTCAGGATGGGGGCGTCCAGGCACCTGAGGTTGTCAGGGTAGTagcctgaaacaacaaaagacaacacATGCCACTATTCTTCCCCGCCCCATCACACATTCAGCATTCTCACTGAGACGTTTGTACAGATTCACTGACTTCCAGAGCCGCTGATGTTTCCCCATCCGGAGATCAGGCAGGAGGTGCCGGCGCCGGCGCAGGTGGAGGGCAGGGCCACGGTCTTGACGTAGTTGTTCAGGGTGGCGGGCCTGCTCAGCTTGATCAGCATGATGTCGTTGTCCAGGTTGTAGCTGTTGTAGCTGGGGTGACGGATGACCTTGGAAGAGTCGATGAACTGCTCCGTTCCCTCATTCACAGCGATGTTGTGCTCTCCAAGTCTCACCTGGATACGACTGCGTGACAAGGGGACATCCGAGTCATACAGTACACGTCAGAAAGAGCAAAACCAACTGCTCCCTTTGAAACTAAGCCTGCAGCTCTGTCTGAGTGTGCTACTCGGCTGGTTGACTTACGACTTGTAGCAGTGAGCAGCAGACACCACCCAGGTGCTGGAGATCAGGGAGCCTCCACAGAAGTGGTAGCCAGCGTTCAGAGACACGATGTAGGGCGCAGAGTTCTTCCTGCACTCGTAGCCTCCAACGATCTTGTCATCCTCAATGGgagcagcatctgtaaaacaaagttcctgattttaaaaaacgaCCTTcttaaaacagagcagaaactgATCAGTTCGCTACAGGAACTCACAAGCTGCAGCAAAGAGAGCCAACAGGATGAAGAACTTCATGACTGTGTCCTGAGTTTCTGTGCCTTTCctgctcctctgctcctctaTTTAAACCCATCGTGCCCCTCTGCTATCTGACGGGCCAAGGACGCagatttaactgttttttttagacgTTTTTCTTGGTAAAGAATGTGTGGGAAATAACATCTGGACGTTGGGGGCCAGCGCTCTGATACTGTGAAATCCCAACTCACGAACACTTCGTTTGTGAACAAtataaactcacattttcatTCAAAAGTTATTAATATTTCTTAATGGTTTTCAATATCTTAAAATAActgtttatctttaaaagaTATAATGTAGAATAATCCAAAACATTCATAATATCCACTACTGAAAGTAAAATTATTGTAAACAACACAGGAATAACTCCTGTAAACGgtgctgttttaatttattagttAGTTTTACCCAGATTTCCATTCTAACATGTATTTTActcttttctgcttgtttaaatttttagtttataaaaccAAAGCATTATAAACTTATGTTATATTCCAAAACCACACGCCTAAAGATggcacaataaaataaaatgaaatgttttaagtaTATTAGCTGACACGTATAATGAATACCATGtgccatttttttattgcttgtatttaagcctgaaaaatactcatcatttaaagtttcataCAGCTTggaaagtttgtgtttgataaCATAGTGCTGTAGTGtcaaaatgttaatttcaaaaatgaatttatttataattttaacatttttatcacttttttctttcttgttttgtgctAACGAGCAAAAGGAAACAGGTATATTTTAGGCTGATAATAATATTCAAAGCATTATAAAATGATGAGCTGAAGGGTTCAAAGGACCATAAATTTCATGTTTGTACTCATCTGagcatcttgtttttttcagtatgtAAACTTTTTTGTCAATGAAGAACACCAGAGgagtttgttcttttaaagctgttttttttataattcccTCATTGTGGTGAAAGGTCAGTGTCTGCTTAGCGTCTTGTTAAGCTTGTCTTCAGAGGGCTTTAcggtgtttttaatttattcaaacacttgtttatttattcaaacccCTGTTAAGTGTGTACACTCTTAATATGCAGCATAGTTTCCTCTCAGTATCACGCAGACACTCACCTCGAGGATATCGAGTCCTGCTTTTTTCTCGAGGGCCCTTCAACTCGAGACTTATACGTGACAAATCATTCATCTTTCATTAAAAGTTAATTACTCAGAACACAGATCCGTGATGAAgatctcttttattttatacagaATAAATATTCATCACAGATTTCGGTTTTGTCCTTTTCCCTATTGTACCATGCATTTTAATTCAAGTTGATATATTCCAGAAAGAAACCTCATTTCACAAGTTTTCCTTCCTGTTGATTTTTACTATCGCTAATTTATCtggcaacacaaaacaaagacagaaaagtaggtttgagagtttttattttttaaaagtcaaaataaaggATGCTTCAGTTTCATGACAGATAAATTcactttatttgcatttagtTGGAGGACATGGTGTTGCGGATCCAGGTGTTGTAGTTGCAGACCTTGGTGTAAACTCCAGGCTTGTTTCTCTCGGCGCAGCCGTAACCCCAGGACACCACACCCTGCAGCTGATTGTTGCACACCACGGGGCCACCAGAGTCGCCCTGACACACGAGACACAAGACGAGGCGTGAGTGGAAGCGTTATTAGCTGGGATCTGTTCACCTGGACAAGTTGGATCTCCTACCTGGCAGGAGTCCTTGCCTCCCTCCAGGAATCCGACGCAGATCATGTTGGAGGAGATCTGTCCGGGGTAGgagttcctgcagctgctgtcgCTCAGGATGGGGGCGTCCAGGCACCTGAGGTTGTCAGGGTAGTagcctgaaacaacaaaagacaacacATGCCACTATTCTTCCCCGCCCCATCACACATTCAGCATTCTCACTGAGACGTTTGTACAGATTCACTGACTTCCAGAGCCGCTGATGTTTCCCCATCCGGAGATCAGGCAGGAGGTGCCGGCGCCGGCGCAGGTGGAGGGCAGGGCCACGGTCTTGACGTAGTTGTTCAGGGTGGCGGGCCTGCTCAGCTTGATCAGCATGATGTCGTTGTCCAGGTTGTAGCTGTTGTAGCTGGGGTGACGGATGACCTTGGAAGAGTCGATGAACTGCTCCGTTCCCTCATTCACAGCGATGTTGTGCTCTCCAAGTCTCACCTGGATACGACTGCGTGACAAGGGGACATCCGAGTCATACAGTACACGTCAGAAAGAGCAAAACCAACTGCTCCCTTTGAAACTAAGCCTGCAGCTCTGTCTGAGTGTGCTACTCGGCTGGTTGACTTACGACTTGTAGCAGTGAGCAGCAGACACCACCCAGGTGCTGGAGATCAGGGAGCCTCCACAGAAGTGGTAGCCAGCGTTCAGAGACACGATGTAGGGCGCAGAGTTCTTCCTGCACTCGTAGCCTCCAACGATCTTGTCATCCTCAATGGgagcagcatctgtaaaacaaagttcctgatttaaaaaaaacgacctttttaaaacagagcagaaaccaATCAGCTACATGAACTCACAAGCTGCAGCAAAGAGAGCCAACAGGATGAAGAACTTCATGATTGTGTCCTGAGCTTAGGGAGTCTACACATATCAGTACAGATGTGAGGGGCTTTTATAGAGGTGAACTCCTTCACAGCTTTTTATCTAACACTTTCTCTCAAAGATTGCGATTAAACATTATCCCACCTGGGAAACGGCATCGTGGTCGAAGATAAAAAACGCCCCAACTTCAAtgaattgtttggtttttagacTGACGTGTCCCACAGCCATCAGTACGGTCACGTATTAAATACTGTATTATGAAAGACTTCAAAGacaaaattttacaaatgtcttttaaagttatattttttttatttattacactttatttaaccaggcaaatcccactgagGTCTCAGAACTCTTTTTCAAAGGAGGCCTGGGGTCTGacggcagcctaacatgcaagCTTTTAGACTGAGGGTGGAAACTGGAGCGcatggagaaaacccacacaaacacaaggagaacatgcaaactccacacagaaagacaaacaaaacaaaagcaattgAACTTATGTAGCTGAACGCAACTCACTTcccatccaaggagctttctcaattcagaaagcagagagtgtgAAGTTCaagctgattttgttttcaaccttttttggatttagtaGTTTGAAAACagttaggtttttgtttaacattttgtcctattttattgcatttatggATCACctgaaacattttctgaaaaggAGGAGTGTTTGAAACTCAGTCAGCTCGTGTTATAAAAGACTTCAGCTCCACGTTTGTTCAGCCGGCTGTAGACAAGCTTCTTATCTTTGCGTGTTCACATCAGTTGTTCTGTTCTGACCAAACACTTTCTAGGTTTTCAGAGAACTTGAGATGAAGAAATCTGTCTGTAGTTCTCAGTAATAGGGAAAGAAAGCCTCAGATGCtccttttcattaaaataaacccccaaaaagttcaaacaaaataataggAAAAATAGCAGAATAACAtttcaatatatgtaaaaaaaaaaggaccgtttacaatatattaaaatttGTGGTCATATGTTCCATTTTTATAGACTTGTGAATGATTACatcaataaagaaaaatgatcaaattcaTAAGATGTCTTTAAAAGGTGTGGGgtttaaaacaatcattaagagctaaaatttgtaTATATACTTAACATCTGaaatataaattaatatttggccaaaatttgcacaaatttgactcattttttcCAGCAATATAAAATTAGGAAAGCAAAAAGTTCATTACTTACAGATGGATTTCTGTAAATAGCTTCTCAACGTTCAACCTAATCTTAATTGATTAATTAATCAATCACGATTCCAAGAAATTTGTGTCATTAATTCCAGCTTCCAGCCACACAAGGGGgaattttctctgaaattcagcataaatgtaaacattttaacatatttgaGGCAAGctgctgaagaggaaaaaacaaacagaaagtacAGTTATGTGCACAGATCACAGATTAGTACACCACAAGTCATTGTAATTAGGCGGTCTACAAGCATATGGCAAGTTTTTTACTAATAGGAAGTAAGAAGGAAAGACTTACCTTtaataaacaactaaaagttGAAATAGATGCAGGTGTGCCTTTATTACAGAAAACTGTCACAAATAAATATCCAAGAAACCAGCCTAATATTTATGTTCAATCAAATAATTTGTTAGGATGCAAGTGTGTGcattattatttcaaagtgtATTGTATTCTTTTACCACAAATACATGGACAGAACTCATATCAGCTGTCaataaatgtcaatttttttttttaccatttatgttttatgtaatAAGCAATAGTTTTTATagttagtgttttttaaattcccagGGAGATgttttatcttaatttaaaacttcaaGTATGTTCTGCGGCTCTGGATAACGTGTTTTTAGcgagaaaaagagcagaaattgTTCTTTTGGTTCCTAAACCTGAGAGCAGGTTTAGGGtgactgggaaaaataaaattaagtttaGTATGCATTTGTAGCTAAGAAGTCGATagatttattgttgttaaaacaTATACACCTTTGGTTCCACAGTTATTTGGAAGGTGGAGTAAAAATACGTTTGTACAAGGACCTGTTGATGAAAGCAGGGGAGCGAAGCTAAAAAGTTCAGCGTCCGTAAACACTACAAGCCAGTTACAAGATGAAGCGGCTGATCGTCCCTGAACGCACCACCACTTGACGTCAACACTAAGCGACCGCAGCTACGGTTTGTGTTTCGGCTGCTAACAGCCCCTTCGgtcgtgttttgttttgatttttgcctCTAACGTGGACTCGTCATGAGGTGAGAGGCAGGCTTGAATTTACAACCGTATCGTGTTCACGTGAAGCCGACAGCTCGGAGAAAGCCGCCGCTTCGCCCCGGAGCTAAGGCTAACTGCTAGCTCCATTTCAGCACCAGCACCTCTAATGTATGCGGAATGCGCAACCATTGCGGATGTGGTGCAGACAAAAATGCGCATCGATGCgacataaaaacagaggaaacGTCGCTCGAAACAGCGAGTATATGTCTTGTGTCACTCTACGCATATTAAAAgcggtgttttgttttgtttgtatttcagcTCTGAAGGCGAGTCTGGATGATGCGTCTCAGTCTTGGGAGAAAAATGGACATGTAGCCCTCAGCCTCCTGTTTCACACTCTGATATGTTATTAATAACATATGAGTGTAAACGAGACTGACTAAAATGGATTTAAGTGGCTAGAATTTGCCATTGCTGTCTGTGGAAACACACAGATGCTATTTTATGgttcttttatttacatatcTTCACAGTAACTACTCTACtagtcatttataaaacagcagtgTAATGTACTTAACTTGTACAtttcctaaaagaaaaagagaaataaattccCAGTTGAAGCTGTACCCACAGCAGAGTCCTGATCATGCTGATGGAGTAGTAACACCtcaagcttttaaacttttaaacctgAGTTAATGGGGCAGAAGCTGTCAGGATCAGAATTGGCCCACCAGGCAGTTCTGCTGTGAAATCAGGTCTGATCCATGACTGAGTACTACGAGGAGGGGGGGCTGCTGTACGAGCAATCACCTCCCATGCACATCAAAGTGGAGTCTCCAGAGGGACCCTTTGGAGGGGGAGCTTCAGAGAACGGCTTCCCCAGGGAGGATGAGGACTCAGATGGCAGCTGCGACCAGAGCCAGGCCTTACCTGGAGGACTCCCCTTCAACGTGGTAGTGGTGCATCCGAACATCATGGCGCCAGGCATGTCCTCGGACGACCTCTTGTCCATTGAGCAAAGTAAGCCTGAAGCAAATTAACAGACACTATGGGGAATGAGATGTCACATTTTcctaaatgtttgtaaatggGGTCTGTAAGGGGAACTTTTTTATGGGGAGAGTAAAATAACCCTTAATCACATTTTATATGTGTAGTTGTAAGCATGTGGAATGATCCAGTTAGTTTATAATTACTTATAAGCACCCACGCTTTCCATGATCTGGATCAATGGTTTTCTAGAATTTTTTTCGCGGTCTTTGGAAGGTTTTCTTTGGATTCTCACCACCTTTATTTAGCCTCCAGCGAATGAATCCCTGAACCATAAAAAGAGGCACTAAGTCAAGAGATGAACCAGTTTCGAATCAACACACAACAGACAATTTAGCAAAGAACCAAATTACATCATTAGACATTTTAATAGCAGTTTGTTGAGACAGAGTTTGTTGCCTTTCCCTTAGTTGGCTCACTAAGAAAACCCATAGACGACCATATCTTGAATAAAATAGTGCTTTTGTAGCAAAGAGCTACTGGGTAAAAATAAACCATGTTTGAATTTGGTGTACAGTGTGTCCTTAAGAAGGTGGAGTacaaaaaacatggaaatgaGTAGtaagataattatttttaagtagaaaaaaaagcaaagatcaGGCACAGAACCTGAGAAGTGCATCTTAAAGGTAGTATCTCTTGCAGCCAAGCAACCAGGGAGCCATGCTGACACGTtttgcagccagtttttgaaaaccctgtttgtttttatgtgcagggcttgcaaaactgtattcttggccgtgcaaATTATTTCATCGCCCACCTCCGCCCACATCATACTCACCTCGGCTCGCTCTGTACCCCCTCTCAGCAGCCGCctccacgtttatgatttaatctactgaaggacacttttaaaatgaaggtagccataaaaatctttgaaaggCCTTCAGAGAGCCTGGCGAACTACTGATTGagacagttttaaaagattataagAAGGTTTGAcctatttaaagcaaaatatgtGGCTCAAAATTTTTGCACAttaatgtatatataaaataatttagggAAAGCCAAGGAAAAGCTATAATGTGCTTTGCTGTTCCAAAGTTAAGTTTTAAGCGATGCTGTTAAAGCCCATCCTGGCTGTCTGTTTATCTTTCTGTCCACAGACAGAGCCATGTCAGCTGCGCTGGCTGCTGGCGGCGCAGGCAAACGGAAGAGTCGTTTCAGCGGCGCAGAGCTGGAAGTGTTGGTGTCAGAAGTCACTCGGTGCGAGGGAGAACTCTTTGGCCCCGCCGGGAGACTCCGGCGGCGAGAAAGAGAGCGGATCTGGGCTGGAATCCTGGAGAGGGTCAACGCCGTGTCCAGAGTGCCGCGCACCCTTCGAGAGGTGAAGAAGCGCTGGGACGACTTGAAGAGGCGAAATGGAGGCAGGCTGGCGGACGCTCGTCATCGCACCTGTTACCTGCCGTCCAGCAGGGGGGCCTCGATGCTCGGGCGTCCGTCCCAGTCAAGCCCCAGACTCCAGCAGGCGAGGCAGAAGCAAAGCATCAGACCAAAGCCCAGTTTCCCATGTTTCCCTGACTCTGATGCAGGTAAAAATCATGGCTGTTTTAGAAGGAATCTCCTCCTCTTTGTATACCTCTGAGCCCAGTTTACATCTACcgttttttaaatctcttttattttaaacaataaacaacaacattttgaaGTCTACGGATGACAGAATTAACCAAAAGaaaaggaatatatatatatatatatatatatatatatatatatatatatatatatatatattaaactgCACTCTTATTCTATGGGGTTTAATGAGCACTGTCACTGTTTGTAAGACCCAGCCATTGTCTCTATGGAGGAGTAGGAGTTAGCTGATGTAGACTGTATTACCCACATGTCCTCTGTAACTActatgtttatttcttttttcccatttttgttttatgtagtgTGTTGAGCCCCCTTTAAGTTTGGTCAAACATGGATACAATGTACTTATAGGAGCTTTGTTACTTCCAGAGTTATAGGCATTAATGAAGACATTAACAATTGAGAAGTCTCTAATGGTACAGCTGTTTATT is a genomic window of Kryptolebias marmoratus isolate JLee-2015 linkage group LG16, ASM164957v2, whole genome shotgun sequence containing:
- the LOC108245975 gene encoding trypsin-3-like, producing the protein MKFFILLALFAAAYAAPIEDDKIVGGYECRKNSAPYIVSLNAGYHFCGGSLISSTWVVSAAHCYKSRIQVRLGEHNIAVNEGTEQFIDSSKVIRHPSYNSYNLDNDIMLIKLSRPATLNNYVKTVALPSTCAGAGTSCLISGWGNISGSGSYYPDNLRCLDAPILSDSSCRNSYPGQISSNMICVGFLEGGKDSCQGDSGGPVVCNNQLQGVVSWGYGCAERNKPGVYTKVCNYNTWIRNTMSSN
- the LOC108245974 gene encoding trypsin-3-like, with amino-acid sequence MKFFILLALFAAAYAAPIEDDKIVGGYECRKNSAPYIVSLNAGYHFCGGSLISSTWVVSAAHCYKSRIQVRLGEHNIAVNEGTEQFIDSSKVIRHPSYNSYNLDNDIMLIKLSRPATLNNYVKTVALPSTCAGAGTSCLISGWGNISGSGSYYPDNLRCLDAPILSDSSCRNSYPGQISSNMICVGFLEGGKDSCQGDSGGPVVCNNQLQGVVSWGYGCAERNKPGVYTKVCNYNTWIRNTMSSN